The DNA region ACGCCGGAGAAGCCCCACTCCCAGGCCTCCTTCAGCGGCACCACGCCGATGTCGACGTTGCGCTGCTTGAAGATGCGGTTGCCGGTCAACAGCGTGTCGAGGTCGTCGACGACCTTGAGGAACGGATCGCACCACGCCTCGATATCGTCGATCAGCTTCGGTGGCAGATCCTGGTGCACGCCGCCGACCCGGAAGAACGCCGCGTGCATGCGCGAGCCCGAGGCGCGCTCGTAGAACACCATCAACTTCTCGCGCTCTTCAAAACCCCACAGCGGCGGGGTGAGCGCGCCGACGTCCATCGCCTGCGTGGTGACGTTGAGCAGATGGGAGAGAATGCGGCCGATCTCGCAATACAGCACGCGGATCAGCTGGCCGCGGCGCGGCACCGTGATGCCGAGCAGCTTTTCCGCCGCGAGGCAGAACGCGTGCTCCTGGTTCATCGGCGCGACGTAGTCGAGCCGATCGAAATACGGAATCGCCTGCAGGTAGGTCTTGTGCTCGATCAGCTTCTCGGTACCGCGGTGAAGCAGACCGATATGCGGATCGACGCGCTCGACGACTTCGCCGTCCAATTCGAGCACCAAGCGAAGCACGCCGTGGGCGGCCGGATGCTGCGGCCCAAAGTTGATGGTGAAATTGCGAAGATTCTGTTCGTTCATGATCAGGCCTTCGGTTCCGCCTTCGCCTTTTCGTCACCCGGCAAGGGGTAATCGGCCCCTTCCCACGGAGACAGGAAATCGAACTTGCGGAATTCCTGGTTGAGCCGGACCGGCTCGTACAGCACCCGCTTCTCCTGGTCGTCGTAGCGCACCTCGACGAAGCCGGTCAGCGGGAAATCCTTGCGCAGCGGATGGCCATCGAAGCCGTAATCCGTCAGCAGGCGGCGCATGTCGGGGTGGCCGATGAAGATCACGCCATAGAGGTCGTAGGTCTCGCGCTCGAACCAGTCGGCGCCGGGGAAGACGCCGATGATCGATGGGACCTGCGTGGTCTCGTCGGCCTGGCCGCGTACGCGGATGCGCGTGTTCAGCGTCGGCGACAGCAGATGATAGACAACATCGAAGCGCTTTTCGCGGCTCGGATAGTCGACCGCGGTTGCGTCGGTGAAGCTGACGAAGCGGCAGTTCGGATCGTCACGCAGAAAAGTGACGACGTCCACGATTCTGCCAATCTCGACGTCGATAGTGAGTTGATTGAACGCGACCGAGTGCGCCGTGGCGGCGCCCGGAAGCGCGCTCACGATCGTCTGCCCAAGGGCGTCGAGCTTGCCGTCGTCCATGCCTGAAACCTTAGCGTTCGATAGTGCCGATACGGCGGATCTTCTTCTGCAGCAGCAGCACACCGTAGAGCAGCGCTTCCGCCGTGGGCGGACAGCCCGGCACGTAGATGTCGATCGGCACGATGCGGTCGCAGCCACGCACCACCGAGTACGAATAGTGGTAGTAGCCGCCGCCGTTGGCGCAGGAGCCCATCGAGATGACGTAGCGCGGCTCCGGCATCTGGTCGTAGACCTTCCGCAGCGCGGGCGCCATCTTGTTGGTCAGCGTGCCCGCAACGATCATCACGTCGGACTGCCGCGGCGAAGCACGCGGCGCGAAGCCGAAGCGCTCGACGTCGTAGCGCGGCATCGAGACCTGCATCATCTCGACCGCGCAGCAGGCGAGACCGAAGGTCATCCACATCAGCGAGCCGGTGCGCGCCCAGGTGATCAGGTCATCGGCCGCAGCGACGAAGAAGCCTTTGTCGGACAGCTCGTGATTGACCTCGAGGAAAAACGGATCATTGGCGCCGACCGGCTTGCCGGTCGACGGGTCGAGAATGCCTCTCGGAGCTTGCGCAATCGCCGGCTGCGAGGTTGCGGCGGTGGGGCTCAATCCCATTCGAGCGCGCCTTTCTTCCATTCATACGCGAATCCGACCGTCAGCACGGCCAGGAACACCATCATCGACCAGAAACCGGTCGCGCCCAGTTTTCCGAACGCCACGGCCCACGGGAACAGGAATGCCACTTCGAGATCGAAGATGATGAAGAGGATCGCCACCAGATAGAAGCGGACGTCGAACTTCATGCGGGCGTCGTCAAAAGCGTTGAATCCGCATTCATAGGCGGACAGCTTTTCCGGATCCGGCGACTGGAACGCGACCAGGAACGGCGCGATCAGGAGCGCCAGCCCGATCAGGCTCGCGACCCCGATAAAGACCACAAGTGGGAGATAATTCTGCAGGATGCCGGTCATCGGCGAGGCCTTCTTGCTGCGGTTTCGGACGTGCCGCAGATTCGTTGATTGGAATTGTTCTTGAGGCTTTAGCGCAGCGCAACAGGGGGCGCAAGACAAGCTATTTTGACGCTTTTACCGCCCCTTCCCGCGGGCTGATGGCCTCATCGGGCGGCTGCGCTGCCTCAATGGGCAACGGCCACCCGGTGCCCTGCGCTCTCCCCATATCAGCCCAGCTCCCGCTCGGCAGCGAGCATCTCAGCCGCGGTCAGCGTCAGCCGGTCAATATGTCCGAGCAGCAACTCAAGATCCTGCGGGCCGAGCTGTTCCAGCAGGCGCCGGTTTCGCTCCTGCGCGCCGGCCACAATGGCGTCATGGGCGGCGAGCCCGGCCTTGGTGAGGGAGACAAGTGTTTCCCGATTGTCACGCGGGTTGGCAGCCTTGGCGACCAGCTTGCGCGCGACGAGCTCGGCGAGCGCCCGGCTGATCTGGCCCTTGTCCATGCCGACGGCTTCGGCAAGCCGCACCACGCTCATCGGCGGCCGCCGGCCGAGCGAGGCAACCAGGCCGAACTCGACCGAGGACAGGCCGGTCAGCCGCTTGTAGCGCAGCAGTGCACCGCGCCTGAGCAGATTCGCTAGCAGCATCAGCCGCGACGACATCATCGCGGTGATCGGCGCCAGCTCGGCATCGACCACCGCCTCCGGCGGCAAGGCCCTCGCAGTCCTGAGCTTCTCGGTCATCGCCAACCTCTGCCAACAAAGCCTGTCGCTGCCAAGCTAAACGAGATCGTTGACATTGTCATCGATATATCGTTGACTTCGTCAACAACGTTGACTGGGGTCAACAGGTTGACCGCCATCAACGACACAGCGACCGCAGGCAGAAGTCCGGCGGCGGGAGGAAACCAGCATGACGACGACCCAGCTCGATCGCGATCTCGGCACGGCCTATGCGATGAAGCCGTCCACCACCCGGACCGAGCTGACCTCAGTCGTCCGCGGCACACCGATGGGCGAGCTGCTGCGTCGCTACTGGCACCCGATCGGCCTCGTCGGCGACGCCACCGATATCCCCAGAAAAGTCCGTGCGCTCGGCGAAGATTTGATCCTGTTCCGCGACGGGCATGGCCGGGTCGGCCTGCTGCATGCGCGCTGCTGCCATCGCGGCACCACACTCTATTACGGCAAGGTCGAGGAAGACGGCATCCGCTGCTGCTATCACGGCTGGAAGTTCGACACCGAAGGCCGCTGCCTCGAACAGCCCTGCGAGCCCGAAGGCGGCCTGTTCAAGGGCAAGGTGCGCCAGCCCTGGTATCCGGCGCAGGAACGCTACGGCCTGATCTTCGCCTATATGGGCCCGGCCGATAAGAAGCCGGTGCTGCCGCGCTACGAGTGCCTGGAGAATATGGACGACGGCGAATTCGTCGAGACCGACGATTCCTCGATCGGCGGCGGCGGGCCTGCCGTGATCCCGTGCAACTGGCTGCAGCATTTCGAGAACGTAGCCGACCCCTATCATGTGCCGGTGCTGCACGGCTCGTTCTCAGGACCGCAATTCACCACCATGATGGCCTCGATGCCCGAGGTGAAGTTCGAGATGTCGCCGCGCGGCGTCGCGGTGCGCTCGATCCGCCGGCAGGACGACGGCAAGGTGTTCTATCGCGTCACCGAGGCCGCCCTCCCCACGCTCCGCGTCGTGCCCAATCCGCGGGTCGCGCAATTCGCCCGCGTCGAATCGATCGGCTGGACCCTGCCGATCGACGACACCTCGTTCCGCATCTATGTCGCCGGCCGGGTCAAGAAGTCAGGCGATATCGGCCGCATGCGCTCGAAGTTCAACGGCAAGTTCTGGTGGGACATGACGGAGCAGGAGCACCAGCAATTCCCCGGCGACTACGAGGCGCAGGTCGGCCAGGGGCCGGTGACCATCCACTCGGAAGAGCATTTCGGCCAGAGCGACCGCGGCGTCCTGATGATCCGCCGGATGCTGTCTGACCAACTCGAGGCCATGGCCGCCGGCCGCGACACGATCGGCGTGTCGTTCGATGCCGATGCCAAGCCGGTCGAATTCGAGGCAGGGAATTATATCCGCGAGGCGTAAGGCCCGCGCGCAAGCAAACAAGAAAAGACAAGAGATCGTCGGGGGAGGAAGTCATGGTCGATGTCGCACCGCAGGCGGCTGCGCAAGCGCAAGTCAGCGCCAGGCCTGCTGCCCGCCGCTATTACGTCCTCGCCCTGCTCACGATCATCTACGCCCTCAACTTCCTCGACCGCACGATCTTCAATGTGCTGATCGAGCCGATCAAGAAGGAGTTCGCGCTCAGCGACACCACGATGGGCCTGCTCGCCGGGTTCGGCTTCGTGCTGTTCTATTCGCTGCTCGGCATTCCGATTGCGCGGATGGCCGATCGCCTCAATCGCCGCAACATCGTCGCGGCAGCCTTCGCGTTCTGGAGCGCGATGACCTATCTCTGCGGCATGGCCTCCAGCGTCACGACGCTGGCAATGGCGCGGGTCGGCGTCGGCATCGGGGAATCCGCAGGCACGCCGGCCTCGCAATCGATGATCGCCGATCTGTTCGACAAGAACGAGCGTCCGCGCGCGCTCGGCATCTACGCGATCGGCACCTATCTCGGCGTCTTCCTCGGCTATTTTATCGGCGGTTACGTCAATCAGCACTATGGCTGGCGGATGGCCTTCTTCACTGCGGGCCTGCCCGGCATCGCGCTCGCCGCGGTGCTGTGGCTGACGATCTCCGAGCCGAAGCGCGGCGCGATGGCCGAGACCTTCAAGGCCGAGCCGATCGGTCCGACGCTGGGCTTCCTGATGTCGCAGCCGAGCTTCGTCATCGTGCTGGTCGGCTTCTGTCTTACGACCTACACCAACTACGCCACCGCGGTGTGGATCCCGCCGTTCCTGGCCCGCATCCATCATCTGACCAGCGCCGAGATCGGCACCTATGCCGGCACCTTCAAGGGCCTCGCCGGCATGGCGGGCACGCTGATCGGCGGCCTCGTGGTGGCGCAGATCGGCCGCCGCGACGACCGCTGGAAGCTGTGGGCGCCCGCGATCATGTCGGGCCTCGCCGGTCCTGTCTTCGCGCTGTGCATGCTGACGCAAAGCTTCACGCTGATGGTCGCGACGCTGGCGCTGACCTCGTTCATGGTCGGCTTCCGTCTCGGCCCGATCTTTGCGATCGCCCAGACGGTCGCAAAGCCCAGCATGCGGGCGCTGGCCTCGGCGATCGTGCTGCTCACCGCGACCTGCTTCGGCCAGGGCGTCGGTCCCCTCGCCGTCGGCATGATCAACGACGCCCTGAAGGGCACATACGGCACGGATGCGGTTCGCTACTCGCTGCTGTCGGCCGCGGTGACGACGACGCTGGGCGCGCTGCTGTTCGTCTGGGCGGCGCGCTGGATCCGCGCCGATATCGCTCGCGCCAGCTAGGCGTCCATGAAGGCCATCAGGTCGGCCATCAGGCGCGCACTGTGCGTCAGAGGCAGAGCGTGCGGCGCGCCTTCATAGACGGCGAACTTGCTTCCCTTGATCAGAGCCGCCGTCTTCGCGCCGGTCAGCTCGAGCGGCGCGCTGGCATCCTTGTCGCCGTGCACGATCAGCGTCGGGCGGTCGATCCTTTTGGCCGCGGCACGCAGATCGGCAAACGAGATCGTCCTGCGGCAGGCCAGCGCCACCGGCAGCGGCACGCTCAGCATCATCTCCCTGATCCAGGCCCGCGTGGCGTCGGGCGTGTCGGGCATGAAGAACGGCGCCTCGTTCTCGCTCATCCATTTCGGGAAGTCCTGCGCGATCGCGGCATTCTGCGCCTCGACCATCGCTCTCGGCACCGCGACCGGATTGTCCTCGGTCTGGACGATGAACGGCGTGGTCGGCGCCACCAGGACCAGCCGCGCGACGCGACCGGCGCCGTGACGCGCCAGATAGTTCACCGCCTCGATCGATCCCATCGAATGCGCGACGATCGTGACGTCGTGGAGATCGTGCTGTTCGATCGCGGCAGCGACGTCATCGGTCAGCGTGTCGAGATCGTATCCCGTCATCGGCAGGTCGGAACGGCCATGGCCGCGCCTGTCAGGCGCGACGCAGCGATAGCCCCTGGCGTTCAGCGCCACGATCTGGCTGCCCCAGACGCTGGAATTGAACGTCCAGGCGGCAAGCAGCAGCACCGGCTTACCCGAGCCCCAATCCTGCACGAACAGTTTTGTGCCGTCGCTTGCGGTCGCATAGAGCGGTTTGCTGGCCATGATGGAAGTCCCTTTGCAGATCGATCGGCAACATCGCCGCCAATGCACCGACCATCGCAAAGGGAGATCGCGCACGCGATTACGCCTCAGGTAATCACGCGCGTGATGTAAGGCTTACGGAAACGAAAACGTTTCCGTCTCACCACTGATACCGCACCACGCCCTTGCCGGCGTAGCTCGAGGTGACGTTGGAGAACTCGCCCTCGAACGTTGCGGCCGCCGACCAGCCGTTTCGCCAGTTCATCTCGAGCGACGCCGTGGTCAGCGCGGAGTCGCTGGCCTGTGCGGCGCCGTTGACGACAAAGCTCGCGCCGGGCAGCGCCTGGAAGGTCGCGGCGGCCGAGCGGCTGGGATCATAGTCATGCGCCCAGGCGAAACGCGTGCGCAGCGTCAGGATGCCGTCCAGCACCGGGAAGGATTTGTCGGTGCGGAGGCCGAGCTCGCTGCGTGTGTCGGTCAGGCTCTTGCCGCCATAGGTCAGTGCAAAGGTCGAGAGGCCCGAGATCACCCGCTCGGCGTAACCAGGCAACTCGAAAGTCGTGAACTGGCCGGCGGCGTAAGGCGTGATGCCGACGCCGCCTATCCACGGCGCGACGAAACGATAGCCACCCTCGAGCCGCCCCGAATATGCGTTGGCATTGAACTCGGCGCGGAGCTGGTCGACGCCTGCCGCGGTCACGGTGCGGTTGGTAGTGATGTCCTGCCAGCCATAGGCGAGCGCGGCCGAGACATAGGCCGCGCCTTCGGTGTGGCGGACATAGGCGCCGGCCTGGAACAGATCGGACCGGCCGCTGCCGCTGCCCGCGACGGAGAAGCTGGTGCCGCCACCGGCGATCGCAAAGCCCGCAACGGTGTTCGGCGAGAACTGGTAGTCGGCACCGACCGCCGTGCCATAGACGCTGCTGGTGGTGTCGTTCGATCCGACGACGGCGTTGCCGCTGGTGGATTGCGAACCGCCGAAGCCGGCGGCCCAGACGCTCCAGCGCGGCACGAACGGCATCGGCGGTGCCTTGGTGAACATCGCGAACGCATCGGTCTTCCGGGTTACGGCATAGGCGCTCGTATCGCCCTCGTCCGCATAACCCGTTGCGCCCGGCATCGACCCTGATCCGCCGGTGCGGTTCATGAAGGGATCGGTGAGCAGCCCCATGAACAGGTTCATGGCATCGAACGTCGTCTGCTGCGAGCCGGTCGCCAATTCGCCGGAGGCCTGCGTCAGGCCCGCCGGGCTCAGCGTGCCGAACACCGTCGCAATGCCGCCGATCGCGTTGAAGTAATTGACCAGCGTGTTCGCGACGTTCTGCTGGTTGATGGAAAGGCCGCCGCCAAAGTTGGGAGGGGATGGCGGCGCAAAGTTTAGCGTGAGATTGAGATAGGCATGGGTGGCGTCGTAGCTCAGCGCGTCGCTGAAATTCGTCGGCAGGTTTGTATTGACGATGTTGGATGCAAACGTGCCGGATATGCCGCCAGCGGCGTTCAGGATCGTATACTGCCTGGAGATGTAGCTGCCGTTGGCGAACACGGCATTGACGGTGGCGCCTCCAAGCGTCGCGTTAGCGTTGACATTGGTCGATGCCGCAGCGGTCGGCGTCACCTGCACCTGATAAAACGCGCCGGATTGGAAAGCGAGAGCGCCGTTGATCGTCAGTGTGCCGGTCGGATCTGCAGCACTCCCGGGCGCAAGCGTGCCTCCGCTCATGATGGTCGTGGGTGCCGGAATGACGAAGCCGCCCCTCAAGGTGTCGCCGGTGACCGGCTCCTTCACCACAACCGTACCATCAACGGCGGTGGTGGCGCCGGGGTCGGCACCTGACAATGTCGACGTGACGCCATTGTGGAAAAAGACGACGGTCGGAGCACCGACGATGCCGGTGCCGCTCAACGTGCCGCCGGAATTGACCGTCACTTTCAGCGAGTTGGCGATCGTGCCGTCCACTTCAAGGGTGCCGCCGGTGACGGTGGTGGCGCCGGTGTAGGTGTTGACGCCGGTCAGGACTTCCTTGCCGCCGGTGATCGCGACGCCGCCCCCCGCACCGCCGTCCCCAATGACGCCGGCGAACGTACCGTTGGCATTGGTGAAGGTGAGCGTATTGGCACCGAGGTTCACGGTGCCGAAGATGCTGGTCCCGGAAAGACTGTTGATCGAGACGCCGCCACCCGCGCGCGATATATCGAAGATGCCATCGTTGATTACGGCCTTTGAGGACGCAATGCTGCCGCCGCTGATCAGGTCGAGCTCGCCGCCGGCGTTGATCGTGGTCAGCCCGGTATAGGTGTTGGCGCCGCCGAATCTCGCCAGGCCGCCAAGGGCGATCGTCACATTGCCGCCGGTGCCGCCACCAATGCCGCCATCCTGGATGACGCCATCGTAGGGGCCTACCCTGCTGGTGATGGTCAGCGTCTTGGCGCCGAGAGAAACGATGCTGAGGCCAGTCGGGTCATACAGGCCGGTGACGCTGGCACCGCTGTTGGTCTGCGAAATATCCAATGTGCCGCCCGAAGCGAACACGACATTGACCGAATTGGCGATCGAGCCGTTTCCCTTGAGCGCGAGCGTCGCGCCGGCATCGATCTGGGTAAAGCCGAAGTAGCCGTTGGCACCGGACAGGGTCTGCGTTCCGCCGGCGATCTCGAGGCCCCCTGTGCGCGAGCCGTTGATCGCGCCGGAAAACTCCGTCGAACCGCCGGTAATCACCAGCGCGTCGTTGCCGAGCGCAACCGATCCACCGCCCGCGAGCGTCGCGATCCTGTTGAGGAAGGACGATGATCCCGAAATATCGAATGTGCCATTGACTGTCACG from Bradyrhizobium sp. B124 includes:
- a CDS encoding aromatic ring-hydroxylating dioxygenase subunit alpha — encoded protein: MTTTQLDRDLGTAYAMKPSTTRTELTSVVRGTPMGELLRRYWHPIGLVGDATDIPRKVRALGEDLILFRDGHGRVGLLHARCCHRGTTLYYGKVEEDGIRCCYHGWKFDTEGRCLEQPCEPEGGLFKGKVRQPWYPAQERYGLIFAYMGPADKKPVLPRYECLENMDDGEFVETDDSSIGGGGPAVIPCNWLQHFENVADPYHVPVLHGSFSGPQFTTMMASMPEVKFEMSPRGVAVRSIRRQDDGKVFYRVTEAALPTLRVVPNPRVAQFARVESIGWTLPIDDTSFRIYVAGRVKKSGDIGRMRSKFNGKFWWDMTEQEHQQFPGDYEAQVGQGPVTIHSEEHFGQSDRGVLMIRRMLSDQLEAMAAGRDTIGVSFDADAKPVEFEAGNYIREA
- a CDS encoding NADH-quinone oxidoreductase subunit B, encoding MSPTAATSQPAIAQAPRGILDPSTGKPVGANDPFFLEVNHELSDKGFFVAAADDLITWARTGSLMWMTFGLACCAVEMMQVSMPRYDVERFGFAPRASPRQSDVMIVAGTLTNKMAPALRKVYDQMPEPRYVISMGSCANGGGYYHYSYSVVRGCDRIVPIDIYVPGCPPTAEALLYGVLLLQKKIRRIGTIER
- a CDS encoding NADH-quinone oxidoreductase subunit C, whose translation is MDDGKLDALGQTIVSALPGAATAHSVAFNQLTIDVEIGRIVDVVTFLRDDPNCRFVSFTDATAVDYPSREKRFDVVYHLLSPTLNTRIRVRGQADETTQVPSIIGVFPGADWFERETYDLYGVIFIGHPDMRRLLTDYGFDGHPLRKDFPLTGFVEVRYDDQEKRVLYEPVRLNQEFRKFDFLSPWEGADYPLPGDEKAKAEPKA
- a CDS encoding alpha/beta hydrolase — its product is MASKPLYATASDGTKLFVQDWGSGKPVLLLAAWTFNSSVWGSQIVALNARGYRCVAPDRRGHGRSDLPMTGYDLDTLTDDVAAAIEQHDLHDVTIVAHSMGSIEAVNYLARHGAGRVARLVLVAPTTPFIVQTEDNPVAVPRAMVEAQNAAIAQDFPKWMSENEAPFFMPDTPDATRAWIREMMLSVPLPVALACRRTISFADLRAAAKRIDRPTLIVHGDKDASAPLELTGAKTAALIKGSKFAVYEGAPHALPLTHSARLMADLMAFMDA
- a CDS encoding MFS transporter, with protein sequence MVDVAPQAAAQAQVSARPAARRYYVLALLTIIYALNFLDRTIFNVLIEPIKKEFALSDTTMGLLAGFGFVLFYSLLGIPIARMADRLNRRNIVAAAFAFWSAMTYLCGMASSVTTLAMARVGVGIGESAGTPASQSMIADLFDKNERPRALGIYAIGTYLGVFLGYFIGGYVNQHYGWRMAFFTAGLPGIALAAVLWLTISEPKRGAMAETFKAEPIGPTLGFLMSQPSFVIVLVGFCLTTYTNYATAVWIPPFLARIHHLTSAEIGTYAGTFKGLAGMAGTLIGGLVVAQIGRRDDRWKLWAPAIMSGLAGPVFALCMLTQSFTLMVATLALTSFMVGFRLGPIFAIAQTVAKPSMRALASAIVLLTATCFGQGVGPLAVGMINDALKGTYGTDAVRYSLLSAAVTTTLGALLFVWAARWIRADIARAS
- a CDS encoding NADH-quinone oxidoreductase subunit D, translated to MNEQNLRNFTINFGPQHPAAHGVLRLVLELDGEVVERVDPHIGLLHRGTEKLIEHKTYLQAIPYFDRLDYVAPMNQEHAFCLAAEKLLGITVPRRGQLIRVLYCEIGRILSHLLNVTTQAMDVGALTPPLWGFEEREKLMVFYERASGSRMHAAFFRVGGVHQDLPPKLIDDIEAWCDPFLKVVDDLDTLLTGNRIFKQRNVDIGVVPLKEAWEWGFSGVMVRGSGAAWDLRKSQPYECYAEMDFDIPIGKNGDCYDRYLIRMEEMRQSVRIMKQCIQKLKAADGQGPVVVEDNKIAPPRRGDMKRSMEALIHHFKLYTEGVHVPAGEVYAAVEAPKGEFGVYLVADGTNKPYKCKIRAPGFAHLQAMDHICKGHLLADVSAILGSLDIVFGEVDR
- a CDS encoding autotransporter domain-containing protein, which codes for MLVAFGTGARAQTVLNASDGASLVAALTTIDSNPGRSYTLNITSNITLTGGTTLPIINSSSNVTINGGNFTLDGGGVQRGFFVYSGTVAVNNLTIQNAVARGGNGGSGFDGGGGGGMGAGGALFVASGANVTVSNVSLASNQANGGNGGNYGAGGGGGGGGGLGGNGGNGGNAGGGGGGGIGLGANGGAGAAGTTGGNGAAGIAVGAAGGGSGATDTFSGATPGAGGASGGGGGGGVMGIGTSSAGGGGGIGGGAGTTTGGLSAGGGAGGFGGGGGGSNNSAGGTGGFGGGGGSVRCFGDPGKGGFGGGGGGASGNSGQTCGNLGGFGAGNGGNDSQGGAGGGLGAGGAVFVEGGGTLNVSGAFTVNGNSVTGGAGGVGAGNGSALGTGMFLQGNGTLTFSPAAGQNQTVSDIISDQTGSGGTGVNAGSWSLAKTGLGTLTLTAANTYSGGTTVSGGLVNFNAANNFGSGNVTLNGGGLQWASGNTADISGRLNAIGSGGATFDYNGNAVTLATALTGTGGVTVANSGSGGALTFTAAESYSGGTTINSGATLALSSGGSISNSSVVTVNGTFDISGSSSFLNRIATLAGGGSVALGNDALVITGGSTEFSGAINGSRTGGLEIAGGTQTLSGANGYFGFTQIDAGATLALKGNGSIANSVNVVFASGGTLDISQTNSGASVTGLYDPTGLSIVSLGAKTLTITSRVGPYDGVIQDGGIGGGTGGNVTIALGGLARFGGANTYTGLTTINAGGELDLISGGSIASSKAVINDGIFDISRAGGGVSINSLSGTSIFGTVNLGANTLTFTNANGTFAGVIGDGGAGGGVAITGGKEVLTGVNTYTGATTVTGGTLEVDGTIANSLKVTVNSGGTLSGTGIVGAPTVVFFHNGVTSTLSGADPGATTAVDGTVVVKEPVTGDTLRGGFVIPAPTTIMSGGTLAPGSAADPTGTLTINGALAFQSGAFYQVQVTPTAAASTNVNANATLGGATVNAVFANGSYISRQYTILNAAGGISGTFASNIVNTNLPTNFSDALSYDATHAYLNLTLNFAPPSPPNFGGGLSINQQNVANTLVNYFNAIGGIATVFGTLSPAGLTQASGELATGSQQTTFDAMNLFMGLLTDPFMNRTGGSGSMPGATGYADEGDTSAYAVTRKTDAFAMFTKAPPMPFVPRWSVWAAGFGGSQSTSGNAVVGSNDTTSSVYGTAVGADYQFSPNTVAGFAIAGGGTSFSVAGSGSGRSDLFQAGAYVRHTEGAAYVSAALAYGWQDITTNRTVTAAGVDQLRAEFNANAYSGRLEGGYRFVAPWIGGVGITPYAAGQFTTFELPGYAERVISGLSTFALTYGGKSLTDTRSELGLRTDKSFPVLDGILTLRTRFAWAHDYDPSRSAAATFQALPGASFVVNGAAQASDSALTTASLEMNWRNGWSAAATFEGEFSNVTSSYAGKGVVRYQW
- a CDS encoding MarR family transcriptional regulator; this encodes MTEKLRTARALPPEAVVDAELAPITAMMSSRLMLLANLLRRGALLRYKRLTGLSSVEFGLVASLGRRPPMSVVRLAEAVGMDKGQISRALAELVARKLVAKAANPRDNRETLVSLTKAGLAAHDAIVAGAQERNRRLLEQLGPQDLELLLGHIDRLTLTAAEMLAAERELG
- a CDS encoding NADH-quinone oxidoreductase subunit A, giving the protein MTGILQNYLPLVVFIGVASLIGLALLIAPFLVAFQSPDPEKLSAYECGFNAFDDARMKFDVRFYLVAILFIIFDLEVAFLFPWAVAFGKLGATGFWSMMVFLAVLTVGFAYEWKKGALEWD